From one Melioribacteraceae bacterium genomic stretch:
- the rsgA gene encoding ribosome small subunit-dependent GTPase A, with product MKKGRIVRIESKDYYVLSDQDKIVRCYLRGKFQKEFELKKDKLFTLDIAAVGDFVKFSKNEDGTGAIEKIEERKNHISRKAPKIKGASYRGQRLEQIVCANVDNLFIVTSIKKPSFNNRSVDRLLVTAESSHVKPFLIINKVDLDKNDSAQKWKEFYEEIGYTVFVTSTEVEIDSFAKIESELEGKVNLFWGHSGVGKSSILNKIFPELNFKVKKISDHSNKGTHTTVTSRMELVGKDTFIIDTPGIREIDPYGITQENLSHYFNEFVKFIHDCKFNTCTHHHEPGCAVIKAVEAGKISEERYISYLNILDTIEEDLYF from the coding sequence TTGAAAAAAGGTAGAATTGTTAGAATAGAGAGTAAAGATTATTACGTTTTATCGGACCAAGATAAAATTGTAAGATGTTATCTTCGTGGTAAATTCCAAAAAGAATTTGAATTAAAGAAAGATAAACTCTTCACTTTAGATATCGCCGCAGTTGGTGATTTCGTAAAATTCTCTAAGAACGAAGACGGAACCGGAGCAATTGAAAAAATTGAAGAAAGAAAAAATCATATTTCCCGCAAAGCTCCCAAAATTAAAGGCGCAAGTTATCGAGGACAAAGACTTGAACAAATCGTATGTGCTAACGTTGATAATTTATTCATCGTAACCAGCATTAAAAAACCTTCATTCAATAATCGATCTGTCGATAGACTTTTAGTTACTGCCGAAAGTTCGCATGTAAAACCATTTCTTATCATCAACAAAGTTGATCTCGACAAAAACGATTCAGCTCAAAAATGGAAAGAGTTTTATGAGGAAATCGGTTATACTGTTTTTGTAACATCAACTGAAGTTGAAATTGATTCATTTGCAAAAATTGAAAGTGAGTTGGAAGGAAAAGTAAATCTTTTCTGGGGTCATTCGGGTGTGGGTAAGTCGTCAATTCTTAATAAGATTTTCCCGGAATTAAATTTTAAAGTAAAAAAAATAAGTGATCATTCTAACAAAGGAACGCACACAACTGTCACATCAAGAATGGAATTGGTCGGCAAAGATACATTTATAATCGATACTCCGGGTATCAGAGAAATTGATCCATACGGCATTACACAAGAGAATCTTTCACATTACTTCAATGAGTTTGTAAAATTCATTCATGATTGCAAGTTTAATACATGCACTCATCATCATGAACCCGGTTGTGCTGTTATTAAAGCCGTTGAAGCAGGAAAAATATCAGAGGAGAGATATATAAGTTATCTTAATATTCTGGATACCATTGAAGAAGATCTTTACTTTTGA
- a CDS encoding tetratricopeptide repeat protein, translating to MYKYVLVFISALMFFACSSSQDLQEQKEISEDEVKNKAIAQEIFIEGSLSEMRGDYESAVNYYQQALKLDPTPGINFALAKNLMRIKKLPAALTHAKEAVKSEPNNSEYNYLLATIYQVGNQPDSAATIYNNIIANDSTDERAYYSLAQIYETSKPIKALELYNKLIDMIGPEWNVLVNIADLNERMGNVDATIETLEELIKVDPNNLQMKKLLIESYLKTENYEKSLSMSDQLLLQFPDDTNLLEYRANSLVQSGRWEEGAEEYMKLSKREDMPLQSKIHIGGAFFARAQNDSLSLRRAKQIFTEIDSDTTHWQIKLFLAQIAIEEGNDSLAVENYKKSSELAPWNPQILMSLGGLLFDSAKYEEAIKVLVPALERFPDEFVLNLILGLSYTQTNKSKEAEPYLKKALLLNPDDFTGLYAYGVTLNQLKKEEEALIYLDKALEQEPHNVSLIGTIGLIHENLGNSEKSAELYEQALLIDSTNALVLNNYAYALAERNVDLERALKYVSKALEFDSTNSSYLDTIGWVYFKMGEYEKAKYYIEQSLETGPDNAEVTDHLGDVYYMLNEKSKARELWESAFELDPEREGLKEKIEKGSL from the coding sequence ATGTATAAATATGTTTTAGTTTTTATTTCTGCTTTAATGTTTTTCGCATGCTCCAGTTCACAAGATCTTCAAGAGCAAAAAGAGATTTCTGAGGACGAAGTTAAAAATAAAGCCATCGCTCAAGAAATATTTATCGAAGGTTCCCTTAGTGAAATGAGGGGAGACTATGAATCTGCGGTTAATTATTATCAACAAGCATTAAAATTAGATCCGACTCCCGGAATTAATTTTGCATTGGCAAAAAATTTAATGAGAATCAAAAAATTACCCGCCGCATTAACTCATGCTAAAGAGGCAGTGAAAAGTGAACCCAATAATAGTGAGTATAATTATTTACTTGCTACAATTTATCAAGTTGGTAATCAACCCGATTCGGCTGCTACTATTTATAATAATATTATCGCAAATGATTCAACCGATGAACGAGCATATTATTCTTTGGCGCAAATTTACGAAACATCAAAACCCATCAAAGCTTTAGAACTTTATAACAAATTAATTGATATGATTGGTCCGGAATGGAATGTTCTCGTAAACATTGCAGATCTTAACGAAAGAATGGGAAATGTTGATGCAACAATAGAAACTCTAGAAGAATTAATAAAAGTTGATCCTAATAATTTGCAAATGAAGAAACTGCTTATTGAGTCCTACTTAAAAACTGAAAATTATGAAAAGTCATTGAGTATGTCGGATCAATTATTACTTCAATTTCCCGATGATACAAATCTACTCGAGTACCGTGCTAATTCATTGGTACAATCTGGCAGATGGGAAGAAGGTGCTGAAGAATACATGAAATTGAGTAAACGCGAAGATATGCCATTGCAATCAAAGATTCATATCGGTGGAGCCTTTTTTGCAAGAGCACAGAATGATTCACTATCACTCCGACGTGCAAAACAAATTTTTACCGAAATTGATTCGGACACAACTCACTGGCAGATAAAATTATTCTTAGCTCAAATAGCAATTGAGGAAGGTAATGATTCGCTTGCAGTTGAGAATTATAAGAAATCTTCTGAACTGGCACCCTGGAATCCTCAAATATTAATGTCGCTTGGCGGACTCCTCTTCGATTCAGCTAAATATGAAGAAGCAATCAAAGTTCTTGTACCGGCATTGGAAAGATTTCCTGATGAATTCGTGTTGAATTTAATATTGGGACTTTCTTACACACAGACAAATAAAAGTAAAGAAGCAGAGCCATATTTAAAGAAAGCATTACTACTTAATCCTGATGATTTCACCGGACTTTATGCTTACGGTGTAACCCTTAATCAACTTAAAAAGGAAGAAGAAGCACTAATATATTTGGATAAAGCACTTGAACAAGAACCACATAACGTATCGTTGATAGGGACTATCGGATTGATTCATGAAAATCTCGGTAACTCTGAGAAATCGGCTGAGTTGTATGAGCAAGCATTATTAATAGATTCAACAAACGCCTTAGTATTAAACAATTATGCCTATGCGTTAGCCGAACGAAATGTTGATTTGGAAAGAGCACTTAAGTATGTATCAAAAGCACTCGAGTTTGATTCGACAAATTCTTCTTATTTAGATACGATTGGCTGGGTATATTTCAAGATGGGTGAATATGAGAAAGCAAAATATTATATTGAACAATCTTTAGAAACCGGACCTGATAACGCGGAAGTGACAGATCATTTGGGTGACGTTTATTATATGCTGAATGAAAAATCTAAAGCTAGGGAATTGTGGGAAAGCGCATTTGAGTTAGACCCGGAAAGAGAAGGCTTAAAAGAAAAAATTGAAAAGGGGAGTTTGTGA
- a CDS encoding DUF4292 domain-containing protein, which yields MKKKFVRFTVYLLIFLSAAIVFNSCVPSKPVDEERILPADRLIKKLEANRRKIKTFSGSGTINIESPQLTAKASFQVVIKKPDSMQISFYGPFGIDLAQAVATKRDFLFYDVINNRVYRGITKNLSLKNIFKVDLTFEELMDAFAGAVDLTDKLRREPDDLFVKNDTYYLTYSDDITGRNSIYEILIDDLAITKYKIIEQPSNSILEGAYRDFDNFEDVPLPYKINVNYKLMKQDINIEYRSIKVNQDIGKLTFTIPEDAEIIEW from the coding sequence GTGAAAAAGAAATTTGTTCGTTTTACGGTTTACTTGTTGATATTCCTTTCGGCTGCAATAGTTTTTAATTCGTGTGTACCTTCAAAACCTGTTGACGAAGAACGTATTCTTCCGGCTGACCGGCTAATAAAAAAACTTGAAGCAAATCGAAGAAAAATAAAAACTTTCTCCGGAAGTGGAACAATTAACATTGAAAGTCCTCAGCTAACAGCTAAGGCAAGTTTCCAAGTCGTGATAAAGAAACCGGATTCAATGCAAATTTCTTTTTATGGGCCTTTTGGAATTGATCTTGCACAAGCAGTAGCAACTAAACGTGATTTTCTTTTTTATGATGTGATTAACAATAGAGTTTACAGAGGAATTACAAAAAATTTATCATTAAAAAATATTTTTAAAGTTGATCTTACTTTTGAAGAACTTATGGATGCATTTGCCGGTGCCGTAGATTTAACTGATAAATTACGTCGAGAACCTGATGATCTTTTTGTTAAAAATGATACTTACTACTTAACTTATTCTGATGATATTACCGGAAGAAACAGTATATATGAAATTTTAATTGATGATCTTGCCATCACAAAGTATAAAATAATTGAGCAGCCGTCGAACTCAATTCTAGAAGGAGCTTACCGTGACTTTGATAACTTTGAAGATGTTCCGCTTCCTTATAAAATCAACGTAAACTATAAATTGATGAAACAAGATATCAATATTGAATACAGAAGTATAAAAGTTAATCAAGATATAGGGAAATTAACTTTTACAATTCCAGAGGATGCCGAAATAATTGAATGGTAA
- a CDS encoding peptidoglycan DD-metalloendopeptidase family protein, translating into MVKVIKQYLIIFVLLSLPIFSQSNEEIEEQNKVLQDLRSEITSLQSKLNQLSDQEKKSLNALQNLNQQSLLINQVITRLKNEEAQKEREIVSLSNQISVLESEISKLKKDYSRYIVWVYKNQKGSFLKFLLNAESINQALIRYKYLSYISDEKEETLNQLVDKKEKFTKLVAQREIELKEKVRLVAEKENEQRTLDDKKIASQSIIDNLKNDQNAVLKEIEDKRRAEIQIKNIIAKLIEDERKRLEEMRLARMNDEKVMFEYNYDDFENFANLEGRMNWPVRSGSIIRNFGENRNVKLNTVTLNYGVDIVTDISESVYSVAEGIVSAIEWIPGYGSVVIITHKNNFRTVYGHVADINVTEGQKVNGGTVIGKVNPSLEGNILHFEIWNERNYQNPEVWLVRK; encoded by the coding sequence ATGGTAAAAGTGATAAAACAATACCTTATTATTTTTGTTTTGCTATCGCTCCCAATCTTTTCACAAAGTAATGAAGAGATCGAAGAGCAGAATAAAGTTTTACAAGACTTACGTTCTGAAATCACCTCATTACAAAGCAAATTAAATCAACTTTCCGATCAAGAGAAAAAATCGTTAAACGCACTACAAAATTTAAATCAGCAAAGTCTGCTTATAAACCAAGTAATAACTCGATTAAAAAATGAAGAAGCTCAAAAAGAAAGAGAGATCGTTTCTTTGAGTAACCAGATTTCTGTTTTAGAAAGTGAAATCTCAAAGCTTAAGAAAGACTATTCGCGTTATATCGTATGGGTTTATAAAAATCAAAAAGGTAGTTTTTTAAAATTTCTCTTAAACGCTGAATCGATTAACCAAGCGCTCATACGCTATAAATATTTGAGTTACATTTCTGATGAAAAAGAAGAGACGTTGAATCAGCTTGTGGATAAAAAAGAAAAGTTTACAAAATTGGTTGCTCAAAGAGAAATAGAGCTAAAAGAAAAAGTCAGACTAGTTGCAGAAAAAGAAAATGAACAAAGAACTTTGGATGATAAAAAAATTGCAAGTCAATCAATTATTGATAATTTGAAAAATGACCAAAACGCAGTTCTCAAGGAAATTGAAGATAAACGACGTGCAGAAATTCAAATCAAAAATATAATTGCAAAATTAATTGAAGATGAACGTAAAAGATTAGAAGAAATGCGTTTGGCTAGAATGAACGATGAGAAAGTCATGTTTGAATATAATTACGACGACTTTGAAAACTTTGCCAATCTCGAAGGAAGAATGAATTGGCCCGTTCGCTCAGGAAGTATTATCCGTAACTTTGGCGAAAATAGAAATGTGAAATTAAATACAGTTACCTTAAATTACGGTGTAGATATTGTAACTGACATAAGCGAATCTGTATATTCGGTTGCAGAAGGTATAGTCTCCGCAATTGAGTGGATACCCGGTTACGGCAGTGTGGTCATAATAACTCACAAAAATAATTTTAGAACAGTTTACGGTCACGTAGCTGACATTAATGTAACAGAGGGACAAAAAGTTAATGGCGGAACCGTAATCGGAAAAGTAAACCCAAGCTTAGAAGGAAATATCTTACACTTTGAGATTTGGAATGAAAGGAATTATCAGAATCCCGAAGTTTGGTTGGTTAGGAAATAA
- a CDS encoding flippase: protein MIKKLAINFSSLTILQISNYVIPLITFPYLVRVLGPTNFGLANFAFAFLVYFNTVIEFGFNFSSTREIAQLKDDKNKINQLFNLTFFSKIILLIPISILYFILISIIPFFSENYLIYTIAFLSIIGNLLFPVWFFQGIEKMYYITIFNIFFRIIGVVFIFLFVIEEKDLITYLLITSGVLVLTGAFSIYFLLQQKLVDLAIPKFASIKQHLSEGFNLFSSQYLIMLYTTSNTFILGLISGNTAVGFFTGADKIRSAVQNIGGIAGQTIFPHISNLFRESKVSTIKFLKKYLIVIGIPAFLLSTFLFLFSEELILLILGEQYLSSVQILKWLAYLPFIIFLSNVFGIQFMLGQGFDSEFRKIIFIGAILNLLLLINFVPRYGAEGTAASMLITEIAITLLTFAFVIRHKNEI from the coding sequence TTGATAAAAAAATTAGCTATAAATTTCTCTTCTCTAACCATTTTACAGATCAGTAATTATGTTATCCCGTTAATTACATTTCCTTATTTAGTTCGTGTTTTGGGCCCGACTAATTTTGGATTGGCAAACTTTGCTTTTGCCTTTTTAGTTTACTTTAATACCGTTATAGAATTTGGTTTTAATTTTTCATCTACCCGCGAGATAGCTCAACTAAAAGATGACAAAAACAAAATTAATCAACTTTTTAATCTTACCTTTTTCAGTAAAATTATTTTACTTATCCCAATTTCAATTTTGTATTTTATTCTGATTTCTATAATTCCATTCTTTAGTGAAAACTACTTAATATATACGATTGCATTTTTATCAATAATCGGCAACTTATTATTCCCGGTTTGGTTTTTCCAGGGTATTGAGAAAATGTATTACATAACAATCTTCAATATTTTCTTTAGGATAATAGGTGTTGTGTTTATTTTTTTATTTGTGATAGAAGAGAAAGATTTGATAACATATTTGTTAATTACCTCCGGTGTTCTAGTGTTGACCGGAGCTTTTTCTATTTACTTTTTGTTACAGCAAAAATTAGTTGACTTAGCTATTCCGAAGTTTGCATCTATTAAACAACATTTAAGTGAAGGGTTTAATTTATTCTCATCTCAATACTTAATAATGCTTTATACTACATCAAATACATTTATTCTGGGATTGATAAGTGGTAACACTGCAGTAGGATTTTTTACGGGTGCGGATAAAATTCGTTCAGCTGTTCAGAATATAGGGGGAATTGCCGGACAAACAATCTTTCCGCATATATCTAATTTGTTTCGGGAAAGTAAAGTCTCGACTATAAAATTTCTTAAAAAATATTTAATAGTTATTGGAATACCGGCATTTTTACTAAGCACTTTTCTTTTTTTATTTAGCGAAGAGTTGATCCTTCTTATATTGGGGGAGCAATATTTAAGCTCAGTTCAAATATTAAAATGGCTGGCTTATCTTCCTTTCATTATATTCTTAAGTAACGTTTTTGGAATACAATTTATGCTTGGTCAAGGATTTGATAGTGAGTTCAGAAAAATTATCTTTATTGGCGCAATACTGAATTTACTTTTATTAATAAATTTTGTTCCGCGATATGGAGCAGAAGGTACAGCAGCTAGTATGCTGATTACTGAAATAGCAATCACATTATTAACATTCGCATTTGTTATCCGACATAAAAATGAAATATGA